The Ziziphus jujuba cultivar Dongzao chromosome 1, ASM3175591v1 genome segment ttgggtactcaccggaacaataacttccggtgagccgccgcggtcaccagcAACCGTCGCCGGTGGTGGCGCGTTTGGTGGCCGTTGGCtaagattttttgcagatttgtagatcgaggggagaggaatccaacgagaccggcggtgaggcaaacggaggccggacggcggagaaatcgaggtttgaagaatttcggcctctcgccggaaaaagctccgatcccggcgcgtcggaggtccggtgaccgtgaaatttgtgggtaggccggacttgaggaggtggtgaggggtggctggcgcgtgtgacCGGAAAATGGTCGAAAaggggtcaatcggcggtggccgacggtggagggaaaaatcgccgccgatcttcgtcGCCTTGATCCGGGCGCATCCGGCGGCCAACGGccttgaaattttgggattttaccggaaatggggagaggatTCCGTCTGGTTGGCGCGTGTAAGgtgaatcggccggaaaatttaaaaactccggcggccggtcggtctctctctctctctctctcctctctctctttctctctcttccccgagatttttgtcaaataaaagccacagtggtgacactgttcatccacgtggaccaatcaggtgatgacacgtggcatttcactgttcatcgactcaaaacattaaaatattacggtatccgacaAACTTCatgcgtccataactttttaaccggatgtccgttttgagcgtgccgctagtctgtgaactcgtatcaaaaagcacttcacaaccatgcatgagtcaaagctcatttccccataaataaaaagtcaactccggcaccccttggacagtttggacctcaacttgttttgctcataactttcaaaccgtagctccgttttcaacgtgctactagtctacgaactcgtccCAACGtatacttcgtaacggtacctcagtcaacctagaattccaactggaacaaaaagtcaacttttgacccactcggtcaacggtcaacctcggtcaacgtgcacggattccggtgcgatttgggacgggatgttacagatTGTCCCATAAAGAACCGAATATTGCTAATGAATtaagaaaaaagcaaacaaataaaatcatccataaattattttgaaacctTGAGGactcttaaaaaagaaatagaaaataaaaaattcccgAATGATCAACCTTGCCCTTCagtgaaattttattaatagctaaaaaaaaaaacacagtgaAACCATAAttccaattgaaaaaaataataataataaaaattatgcatttAGATACTTTTTCGTTCGAAGTTGGAAAGACTTGCATGTCTATGTGAAGTATATGGTAGATGTCTAAATGAAAATTAACTTAAACATCAGTCTTCAATGGTTTTGTGTAaaacataaatcaattaatgatttatctatctattttttcgttaaaaaaatatatatatattttactatcTGAAAATAGACTTTCACCTTGAAGTATTCCTTTGGAAAtgaactttaaatttttaatgtggCGAAAGAAAAATAACTATGAAGTAACAAAATATGGTCCCACTGGAGATGCTCTCTAGCTAAAGAAACCATCCATTTAACTTCAACTTAAATCTACAACTTCAACTATATAGATGTGAAGGGTTTACTACTTGAACCTTACTTATTAATCCCATttcattgaaaaagaaaaaaaagaaaaaaaaaaaaaaagaacaattgtttttttttcaattaaattgttttatggGTTAATATCATTTAAACGTGAGATTTGACctattttattatacttttagACATTGATTACATCTCTAAGCCCAAAGCAGGAGCTGCTATCTCAAAAGAATCAAGAATTGACCTCTAAAAGATGGATGAAATAGGAGACAGAAGATTTCAATCCGCTAAGACTTGGGTTCATGCTATCAgctcatatatattttgaggTCATTTTCCGTGCTTAGAACGTGACTTACTTCTTACTTCAAAATCCAGTGTTTTTTTATAGTTCTTTACATCTTAATATCTTTTCCTTCCGCTTTTTGAAAACCTTTTTTTCCAGTTTGAAGCATTGGAAAAAAGggagtaaaagaaaatatatatatatatatatatatatatcaatttggaagaatttttttgtttggttaagGTTTCCAAACAATTCGCCTCAAGATTTAAATGAGTTGAAGAGGATTGTTTGAACAttgcatatttaattaataactcCCATACTGTAAACCATGTTTCATATTTCGGTGCTTGATCATAATTACTTTCATCCCTGTATGTTGTGATGGATTATGTAGTTTATAACAATTCCATACCCTTGAATACTTGTGAACCATAATAATAcaaatcttcatttttttaattaaagaaaaatatgggctgtttacaagtaattaattagAGTTGTACATTGGAATTGTTTGAGAGGCAAGGCACCATGGGCATAGTATCTTTGGAAGTTCCTTTGGCATTGTTGCAAGAGGCATAGATGTCCTTTCCTGGTACAGAGGAAGTGATATTATTTCCGTACATGGTAATGTTGAGGCAGCCTGGAGAAGCAGAGCATGCTATTGTAATGGCTTTCTCATCCGCACTTGTTCCTTCGAATCCACTGTATGTTACATCACTCACTTCTACTGATGTTTCCTGTATTCATCACATACAACAAAACAACACACAaaaatttatcccaaaaaaaaaaaaaaaaaaaaaattaattgccaAAACCTCTGTATTATTTATttgggtttatatatatatatatatatatatagaatattataaCAAATTGCACTAACCTGGTTAATATTGCTGTCGTCAAGGACATTATAATTCTGGTCGATGATAATTGGGTTTTGTGCTGCTATTAGTGTGATCTTGTCGAAGTGTATCTTCCTTGCATACCCTTGACCTCCCTGAAAAAATTGGCATATAGAGGattattatattgaaaaaaaaggtGAATTCAACCCATTTTTGAAGTCAGATTCtggaataattatttcatatatatattttttttagattaatCACCTGAAACGTTTTGATTCTTGCTCCATTCATCGTTCCATTGAAGCTACAGTTATACACACGTACCCCTTCTACCACTGAATAACCTCCATGTCCTCCTAAGCTTCCCACACTTTTGAATATACATAAACATTATAGTCATCATCAAAATGGGCTAAAATCAAAATGActttaatgaaattaacaaaattttgagtttttgaCAAACCTAATCCCATGACCAGGTCCACAAGCAATGTTGGTGATGTTGATATAATTCGACCCGTTCAATAACGCAATACAGTCATCCCCTGTTGTTATGCAACATACCCACCGTTAGCTACCTAATGCCCTCCTCGACTATGGAAAAACAGTCCTATGCAAtctaaatatgtatatacaaatacatatacaGCAAATTTCACATTGTCCTGATTTGAGAGTTTTTAAATTCAAgctcatttaaaattttgttctgTTGGGTAACTACtgtccaattatatataattaaaatttagacATACATTCACCGTAAATCAGACAATATAGTCCatcatatacaaatataattttattataataagccGCTATTTATATTAGGCATTCACATTTTGATGGGGACTGTAgcaaaagtgtatatatatatatatatatatatgttaataattAAGTAGTATATGAAAGAGTTACCAGTGGCAATGACAGAGTCATGAATTTGAACATGGGTTGATCCACCGATTTTAATTCCGTCAGTATTTGGACTATCTTTTGGTGCATTGATATGAAGGTTGGTGAGGTATGCACTACGCGTTCCGAATATTTGTATATGGGCATTTGGGGGATTCAGATGAGTGAGTCCACTCAGTTGAAGATTATTACACTTGTTGAATTGCACAGCCTGCATGCAAATAATTCgttattcttttaaattttaattcaaatttaagcTCTAAAACAACCCCGTTTTTTGCTTTTAATCTAGAATTGAAGAAGATCGTTTTAATTACAATGGGTCGTTGGCATTTGGTCTGCTCCCCCTGGAAACACAGTGATAATCTGgcgttagatatatatatatatatatatatatatacacatactaatatttaattaacgCTGAATcctgtataatatatattatatatgggaGTATTCTAATGGACGAATAGCTAGGCAACAAATCATTCCACTAGCTAATGTAAGATGTGATGTGTGTCCACGATGCGTTgctagtagaataaaattatgaaagattttATAGTGTAGatgttcatatttttttattatgcgaatgttctaaaaaaaaataatttttgaaaaaattattatttttaataa includes the following:
- the LOC107403609 gene encoding probable polygalacturonase At3g15720, with the protein product MDGSGEIDGQGSSWWNGEQTKCQRPIAVQFNKCNNLQLSGLTHLNPPNAHIQIFGTRSAYLTNLHINAPKDSPNTDGIKIGGSTHVQIHDSVIATGDDCIALLNGSNYINITNIACGPGHGISVGSLGGHGGYSVVEGVRVYNCSFNGTMNGARIKTFQGGQGYARKIHFDKITLIAAQNPIIIDQNYNVLDDSNINQETSVEVSDVTYSGFEGTSADEKAITIACSASPGCLNITMYGNNITSSVPGKDIYASCNNAKGTSKDTMPMVPCLSNNSNVQL